Proteins encoded together in one Juglans regia cultivar Chandler chromosome 9, Walnut 2.0, whole genome shotgun sequence window:
- the LOC108986588 gene encoding 26S proteasome non-ATPase regulatory subunit 6 homolog — MESQEGTQELHLVLAHKLFLLRHPDVQDIEKVRLKEEVFAIVKTDDMAPLYETLISESVLEKDQGVLDSMRAKIEDEIKKLDEKIADAEENLGESEVREAHLAKSLFFIRIGDKEKALEQLKVTESKTVAVGQKMDLVFYTLQLGFFYMDFDLISKSIDKAKNLFEEGGDWERKNRLKVYEGLYCMSTRNFKKAADLFLDSISTFTTYELFPYDTFIFYTVLTSIISLDRVSLKQKVVDAPEILTVIGKIPHLSEFLNSLYDCQYKPFFLAFAGLTEQIKLDRYLHPHFRYYMREIRTVVYSQFLESYKSVTIDAMAKAFGVTVEFIDLELSRFIAAGKLHCKIDKVAGVLETNRPDAKNALYQATIKQGDFLLNRIQKLSRVIDL; from the exons ATGGAAAGCCAGGAAGGAACTCAAGAGCTTCACCTCGTGCTCGCCCACAAGCTCTTCCTTTTGAGGCACCCGGACGTCCAGGACATCGAGAAGGTCCGCCTTAAGGAGGAGGTCTTCGCCATCGTCAAAACCGATG ATATGGCTCCGTTGTACGAAACCCTAATTTCCGAGTCGGTACTGGAGAAAGATCAGGGCGTTCTGGACTCGATGCGCGCGAAGATCGAAGACGAGATTAAGAAGCTTGACGAAAA GATAGCAGATGCTGAAGAGAACTTGGGTGAAAGTGAAGTCCGAGAAGCTCATCTGGCAAAGTCCTTGTTTTTCATTCGAATTGGTGACAAG GAGAAAGCATTGGAACAACTCAAGGTGACGGAAAGCAAAACAGTTGCGGTTGGGCAAAAGATGGACTTGGTGTTCTATACACTGCAGCTTGGTTTTTTCTACATGGATTTTGATCTAATTTCCAAAAGCATTGATAAAGCAAAGAA CTTGTTTGAAGAAGGCGGAGATTGGGAAAGAAAGAACCGCCTGAAGGTTTATGAAGGCTTGTACTGCATGTCTACTCGAAACTTCAAGAAGGCAGCTGATCTATTTTTGGATTCAATTTCAACCTTCACAACTTATGAACTTTTTCCTTATGACACCTTCATATTCTACACTGTTCTTACGAGCATAATATCCCTGGATAGAGTTTCCCTGAAGCAAAAG GTTGTGGATGCTCCAGAGATCTTGACAGTGATCGGGAAAATCCCTCATCTTTCGGAGTTTTTGAACTCTTTATATGATTGTCAGTATAAACCATTTTTCTTGGCATTTG CTGGCCTGACGGAGCAAATAAAATTGGACCGCTATTTGCATCCACACTTCCGGTACTATATGAGGGAGATCAGAACTGTGGTTTATTCCCAGTTCTTGGAATCCTACAAGAGTGTTACGATTGATGCAATGGCCAAGGCATTTGGAGTTACGGTGGAGTTTATTGATCt GGAACTCTCACGATTTATTGCAGCAGGGAAGCTTCATTGCAAGATTGACAAAGTTGCAGGTGTTCTTGAGACCAATCGTCCAGATGCAAAGAATGCTCTTTACCAAGCAACTATCAAGCAAGGGGACTTCCTTTTAAATCGGATCCAGAAGCTGTCTCGTGTCATTGATCTGTGA